The following proteins are co-located in the Agromyces laixinhei genome:
- a CDS encoding SIR2 family protein, whose translation MVEALVRRAAVAGGSTVDEDFDTEAWWDAHGDGDALGYSNLLESLASTSASRRALLAGFFETTEEEREAGLKIPNPAHHTIAALVKRGLVRVIVTTNFDRLLERAIEATGVSPQVISSEAAIAGMEPLQHVPCTILKLHGDYAPLINATPSTS comes from the coding sequence GTGGTGGAAGCGCTCGTCCGGCGAGCCGCCGTCGCCGGCGGTAGCACTGTTGACGAGGACTTCGATACCGAAGCGTGGTGGGATGCTCACGGCGACGGGGATGCCCTCGGATACTCCAACCTTCTGGAAAGTCTTGCTTCGACTTCCGCCTCTCGACGGGCGCTTCTCGCCGGCTTCTTCGAGACGACTGAGGAGGAACGCGAGGCAGGGTTGAAGATCCCGAATCCCGCCCACCACACCATCGCCGCACTCGTCAAACGCGGGCTCGTTCGTGTGATCGTGACGACAAACTTCGACCGCCTTCTCGAGCGCGCGATCGAGGCAACTGGCGTGAGTCCGCAGGTCATCTCGAGCGAGGCGGCGATCGCGGGCATGGAACCGCTGCAGCACGTGCCATGCACGATCCTGAAGCTGCACGGCGACTACGCCCCCTTGATCAACGCAACACCGTCGACGAGCTAA
- a CDS encoding UDP-glucose dehydrogenase family protein: MRISVIGCGYLGAVHAAAMAELGHEVVGIDVDERKIAALAGGKPFFFEPGLPEILTSATASGRLRFSTDIAEAAEAEVHFLAVGTPQSAETGAADVSFVDAAFTALLPHLADGALVVGKSTVPVGTAGRLAEQLGADAPSARLVWNPEFLREGFAVSDTLSPDRLVYGVAEGDDHAASVLDRLYRAAIEAGTPRIVTDYATAELVKVASNAFLATKISFINAMSQIAEATGADVTALADAMGHDDRIGRRFLNAGVGFGGGCLPKDIRGFIARADELGLGDTFAFLGEVDEINLRQRRRVVDLAVQDLDGSADGKRIAVLGVTFKPDSDDVRDSPALDIAVQLQGLGADVVITDPEGLDNARARVPALASVPTTREALLGADLVILATEWREYRTLDPEAAGRLMGERRIIDGRNVLDPAAWRAAGWHYRGIGRS; this comes from the coding sequence ATGCGTATCTCTGTTATCGGTTGCGGCTATCTCGGCGCCGTGCACGCCGCGGCGATGGCCGAACTCGGCCACGAGGTGGTCGGCATCGACGTCGACGAGCGCAAGATCGCGGCGCTCGCCGGCGGCAAGCCGTTCTTCTTCGAGCCGGGGCTCCCCGAGATCCTCACCTCTGCGACCGCAAGCGGCCGGCTGCGCTTCAGCACCGATATCGCCGAGGCCGCCGAAGCCGAGGTGCATTTTCTCGCTGTGGGCACCCCGCAGTCGGCCGAGACCGGTGCCGCCGACGTCTCATTCGTCGATGCGGCCTTCACCGCGCTGCTGCCGCATCTGGCAGATGGGGCGCTCGTCGTCGGCAAGAGCACGGTGCCGGTCGGCACGGCGGGCCGGCTCGCCGAGCAGCTCGGGGCCGACGCGCCATCGGCTCGCCTCGTCTGGAACCCCGAGTTCCTGCGCGAAGGATTCGCCGTCAGCGACACCCTCTCGCCCGATCGACTCGTGTACGGCGTCGCCGAGGGTGACGACCATGCGGCATCCGTGCTCGATCGTCTCTACCGCGCCGCGATCGAGGCGGGCACACCGCGCATCGTCACCGACTACGCCACCGCAGAGCTCGTGAAGGTCGCCTCGAACGCCTTTCTCGCCACGAAGATCAGCTTCATCAACGCGATGTCCCAGATCGCGGAGGCCACCGGTGCGGATGTCACGGCTCTCGCCGACGCAATGGGGCACGACGACCGCATCGGACGACGGTTCCTGAACGCCGGCGTCGGATTCGGCGGCGGGTGCCTGCCGAAGGACATCCGCGGGTTCATTGCGAGGGCCGACGAGCTCGGCCTCGGCGACACATTCGCCTTCCTCGGCGAGGTCGACGAGATCAACCTGCGGCAACGGCGACGGGTCGTGGATCTCGCCGTGCAGGACCTCGACGGCTCGGCCGACGGCAAGCGCATCGCCGTGCTCGGCGTCACCTTCAAACCCGACTCCGACGATGTGCGCGACTCGCCGGCGCTCGACATCGCCGTGCAACTCCAGGGGCTCGGCGCCGACGTCGTGATCACCGATCCCGAGGGGCTCGACAACGCGCGTGCACGCGTGCCCGCCCTCGCCTCCGTGCCGACGACGCGCGAGGCGCTGCTCGGTGCCGACCTCGTGATCCTCGCCACCGAATGGCGCGAGTACCGCACGCTCGATCCCGAGGCCGCGGGCCGACTCATGGGGGAGCGGCGCATCATCGACGGCCGCAACGTGCTCGACCCCGCTGCCTGGCGCGCTGCCGGCTGGCACTACCGCGGGATCGGCCGGTCGTAG